AGGTACTGGAAATCCTGTGTCGTCATTTGGTACTGCTGTCAACAATCCAAGTTCAGTATTTGCTGGTGGAAATCAGAATGCTTCATCTTTCGGGAATACTGCTGCTCAAAATCCACCCGCTTTTAATGCCCAGCCTGTATTTGGTCAATCTAGTGCATTTGGTACTTCAAATTCAGAGAACACCCCTTTTGGAAGACTGCAATCGACTCAATCAAATACAATATTTGGTGGAACCACGACACTGACCAATTCCGTATTTGGTGGAACAGCACCGACTGCAGCAACTACCTCAATTTTTGCTAGTACCCAACCTGCTACAACGTCATTGTTTGGTGGGGTATCCCAACAAACTGCAAGTTCTATTTTTGGTGGATCATCAATGACGGGGAATAGCTCATTGGGATCTGCGCAGACTTCTCTATTCGGACAACCAAAGACTGGTACGATTTTTGGTGGCGGTCCAGTATTTGGTGGGGCTCCAACCTTCGGTGCGCAATCAACCCCAGGAATATTTGGTGGGCAATCAACCTTTGGGAGTGTTCCTACAACTTCAAGTAATGTTTTTGGTGGGACAACTGCGGCTACACCAACGTTTGGATCCATTGGACACACTGCTCCTACATCATTTAGCTCTGTGGTCAAATCTCAGACAGCCAATttcagcaataaccaaaatcCGCCCCCATTTGGGTCACCAGTATCTACATCTAGTGCAAGCCCATTTAATTCTATAGTATCTACAGGTAGCACACCATTCGTTAAATCTCCAGGGCCATTTACCACTGCTACAGTTGCGTTAACTCCGTTTTCTGGAGCTAATCGGTTCGGATCTGTTGGTCAAACGATAGACTCAACTGTAGGATTTGGCGCAACTCCAACACAGTCAGAAACGCCATTTGGGACTACTCATGCAGTTGATATTTCACCATTCAGCCAAGGATCATCATTCGGAGGTGTGCCAAATTCTTCGCCATTTTCTACTACCAATACTATCGTTTCCACAGCCGCCAGTCCATTTGCAAATCAGTCACAGCTGACTAGCAATTCACCTTTCGTAGGATCTAATTTGACCAGCCAAGGATCCGTGCTCACATCATCGCAAACTACGTTGTTTGCTAATTCACCATTTGCATCTGTGCAGAGGGAGATTGAGAGTATTGATGAAAGTTCTTATACAATTGAAGGACAGCTAACAGATGATGAAAAAGCCGTGTACTTAGCTAAACAGTTTACGTTAGGCAGGATTCCATTGAAACCACCTACAAAAGAACTACGTTAATTCATCAacagcaataaaaattttactagcATACTTTACAGTTGTGAGCTACTGGTTGAAACAGTGGTTTGTGATGTTTAAATCGAGCTAAACTTCATAATTCTTTGAATTAAAGTCTTTtctggattttttatttactatttaATATGCTTTAGAAATCTAACACGGTATTAGCTctgcatatttttttggatttgaAGACCTTTCAATGTTTAAATTTGTCAAACCATGAGTGTATGATCTATCGATGCCATGAAAACGTGTTTGAAGTGTATTAGTAGTACATAGCTCTCTAAAAACTCATTGATCAAGGTCCAGCCCACGTTTATTGTTAGTAGTGCAACGAAATTAACTttaaaacgatatttttaagtatcgaactttgatacaatagagaataaaaatatatttattaaatattgagTAATATTTTACCCAAACCTTTATTTAGCAAACAACGAGAATTGAAGTTATTCAAGGATATTAACACTGCTCGTTCTGTGTGTCAGTTACATAGTAACAAATTGcctaattataattttcaggcATTGTCGAATTAATTCAGTAACatgattatattcattttcctttACTCTGAAGTCTGTCAATCTTGCGAAACAGGTAGTGGGATTTTATCTACTATTTGTTTAGGATTAGGTCTTGCTTTGGCCTTCTCACGAGCACAATGCGCATGACTGTGCGCTCtcaacgaattgaaaaccttgttattcaatttcatatcaAAACTGCCAGCATCGCCTGTTTTTATTCCAGGTGGAAAAGCAAGTACTCTGCAAGCATTGATTCTGGATGACATCAGCATGTCATGTTTTGTAATGATCTCCGATCCCTCGCCAACTCTCTTATATCCGCAACGTGGAATGGAAGCGTACTCTTTTTCCACGCTCTGAAAATATCGTAATGGTACTTATAATTTTCTCTCACATAAGGATGGTTGTTTTTACAGTACATTGTGTAAATATTCAGATATTCACCACAAATCTATCCCAGTCTCTATTTTCCTCGTCTACTTCAGGCTTACGTTCATCAGGTTCGACAGATGGACACGTTCGATAATTTGAATAGGAAACATTAACTACGATGGGAAAGAGAAGTAAAACGTATTTATCGCGAGCTTCAACAGTCTTGCATTGTTTAACGCACCTTTGGAGAAGCCATTGAATTTATCTTCAGTACGTTTAAGCATTGAGTCATATTCTCGATTGAACTGAGCTTGCAACGTTTGTGCAATCACTGCATCACTATCCGTGTCATCGAGCTCTAACAATCCGCACTCTTCTGGTGTTGGTTCTGGCATTACCAGGTCTGCGTGTTTACGGATTTctctgaaaaataataaatatcaaacCTGTGTAAGGAAAAACACTAAATGTAACGCAGAACTCGTAATGGCATCAGGAAACTTGAACAGTAGATAactatttactttttttgtaAGTCTTTAGCCACTTCCTCTGACATTATTTCAGTAAGACTGACTGCTGTCGCGGGTGGTTGAATTTTACCCCATGGTGATGACATcttgatgataataatttaaatttataattagatataaatattaataatataaactGAAACACAAAACGATGTATCAGTGGACTGTGATTTTGTTGGCGTTAACTTACAACAAACGCAATTCGAAAATGTTATTCAGTCGTCAATCGATTGCGCCATaattgtacatatacatactcTATGAATACGTTGGAAAGACCTTGTCGAGGGTGAATTGATCTATGCATATTTCTACATACTATTTATGACAGAGTATAATCCTGTATTACGTTAAAGTAATCTTACCTCAaaataaattcgaatattACAATTTGAACAAGTAGAGTCTTACTGATTTTTAACCAAGGAGTGAACTAAGTTTTTATTGCGTTGACACTGGTAATGGCTTCCAACAATACGCGGATAGGCCTCACAGGTGGCAGGTCCAGCGCCACGGTTTTCAAACGTCAAAAATGTCTTGTCGTAGAAACAGAATATCTTGTGGGTGGGAACGTATTTTACGATGCTCATTCGCCGGATAAAATACGGAAGAGCATCTTCGGCACAGAAATATCCGGGAAAATCTTAGCCTTTGTATTTAATCCTTGCAGTGAATCTGGATTTTTTCCTCATGATTTGAGGTATTACGAAAATCTTTTACTCATAAATTTCCGGTCAGATGAAATAGTTTTGAACGTGTTAATATGGTGAGATTCGGTGTTTTAGAACAGCCAGAAAGCAAAAAACGtcataattgaaatataaGGTACAGATTTATTGACAATGAAGTTTGGAAAATCATATCGTATCTCCTTAAAAGTAATGTTTAGAATCTCAAGGGCAGTATTCAGCCTTCAATTTCTCCAAGGTATATCTGTTTGTCACTGGAGCCGGAAACAACTGAAACATGAGAATTATATTAGACTTCTGCCTGCACAAGATGAATTGCTTTTACTTACCGATTGGTTCTTTTGGATGAAAATCAACATCGTTAATTGATCCATTATGACCAGGGAGCTTGTAAAGGATACGTCGGCTTGTCGTGTCCCAGATATAGTGAAATCTATCTGACGATCCTGAAGACACTTTGCTGCCATCTGGTGACCATGCACACCTCAGAAGGTTCTGCAAAGCATTGTTCAATCAACATTACGAAAATTGGACAATTgcataaaaagaaaatgaaaaaatggtaTGTGGTTTAACTTCACCTTCTCGAAATTATGCTGATGGCCGGATAAAATTTTGACGCATCTTTCATAGGGTCCAAAAGGACGGACGTCCCATATTTTAAGGGTGTTGTCCATTGAATTCGATAATATGTAAGAACCATCTGGACTCAGGCTCAAACCAGTAACCGTATCTGTGTGACCCTTCAATCTATAGAGCACTGCGTTTTTTCGTAAGTCCCAAACTTTAATGTCGTTGTCAATACCCCCGCTGATGACTTGTTCCGCTGTATCATTGAATGTCACAGCAGTTACCTATACatacaaaagtaaaaataactcTGAGATGTATGTAGATTAGAGTAAGgagagaaagtaaaaatttaagaactttGTACAAATGGTTTTATGCATATTATTTGTGTAATCGATCTATAGCAACGGTAATGAATGTTGTCTATCTCTACTCCTGAGATGGCACTCTAAACTCAATGTGTGGATAAATCATGATTATTATGTACCCAAAACTCTATAAAACTACTGTAGGTTCGATGGACATATCACTAATATTTGGGTTATCGATTTCTTTCTATATTTGGCATTTGATTGGAAGAGCTTTTAGCTTCTGTGATCCATCTGATGAATTTCTGActgatttaaaattcattgataAAACCGTATCCACGTCTTATCTGATATACAAGACACAATGCATACCTGGTAGGTATTATTAAGAGTCTGACACTGGCCCCTTTTTCTTGGATCCCAGACACGAATAGTGCTATCATCACTGCCAGAACAAAGTTGTGTAGGTCCTCTCCGAGCTCCGGATATAGAATTAACAAACGATGTGTGTCCTTTGAGTTTCTTTATTCTGTATCCAGATCCGAGATCCCAGAGTCCCAGGGTCATATCTGTGCTTGCAGTGTACAAGTTACTGCCATCTGGGCTGAAGTGCATTTCCATCACTGCGCCGCTATGGCCCGACATTACAGCAATGTTCTCACATTCGCCATAGACGTTCCATATAACTGTTATCATGGGGcagttttataatataataattgaatatatattAGAGTTTATCCGACATGCGATATTGAAACATGTTGCATAGTATTTACTCACATATTTGTCTGTCAAAACCCGTCGATGCGAGGTATTGACCCTCCGGATGAAACTCAACAGAGAAAATATCTCCTTGGTGTCCTTCAAGGAGCATAATCGGCGCCATAAGTGATGAAGTTCTGGGAGGGCCCTGTGATAAGAATTATCCGATTTAGTTCCAAGTAATAAAAGTGTCTCAATTCGTCTCTCAGAGAAATATAAGTGAGGTTATATTTACACTTTGGATCACCGCCTTTTCTCTACTGCTGAAAACCACTTCATTTTTCGTCCTTTTCGAAGCTGGCACCAATGCTAGAATCTCATCACCTTTTCTCTTGTCTAAGATCGGCATTGTTATTGTAAAACTGTAAAATGTCTTTTCACAAACAACAAACCAGCGAGCAGCCGAACTGTGCATATATCATCCCAAAGTAAAAAGACACTAGCGTTTTGTGATTGCGAATTGGGTGGTACGCTTACATCTGTGCAACAGCCGGTCAGTATGGGTTCTGCATTACTTACTGATGCGAGGTCTTCCATTGTTTTTCTATGTGACGCACTGATGATTGGTACACACGATTGTTTTTGTTATGAATCGCTTACATCAGGACGATATTAGTAGTTgaacaagtaaaaaataagGCAAGTATtgatattgtataatttattaaatactTAGATTACTTAACTATCTATTTACTTTGCACAGTAGcattaattttcatctatttAGATTTTAATGTTTTAAACATTATCATCTCAGTGCCAACATTTACCGTATTAGGAGGACGAAAAGATTGGCAACATCAAGTATGTACATGTTTATTCTGTATCAGTTACCTGAGGATACTAAACTGATTTGATCTATATAAATAATAggaaataacatttttatcgcGCTATACATACGTTCGTAGATGCGTTCAACAGTTGAACGAGTACATTTAACGACGGCGAATATAACTCAGTTTGTGTATTCttttgtacattttcaaatctacGGAatagtacatacatacgtatgtaacATAGGTATATACTTATCGCGAAGCAAACTTATTTTACACGCAAAGTAATCTACAGTGTTGCAAGCTGGAAAATTATGTTATAAAATTGGTGCTACTTAAGTGATCCGCAAAATCAATTAAATGTTATTATCCACAAAAAATGTACACAGGACAATCCACTTGTCGCATACCCCATGATGGCTCTTAGGGATGATCTAAAGTAGGCTTGTAGAATTGATGAGTGTAATTTCTCAGCACATTGATTCTTTATAGGAGCATCGTCGTTGGATTTTCCATGAAACTTTTGAATGCTGTGAGCCATTGAGCTCCAACCGCTCCATCCACAGTGCGATGATCACAGCTGGCTGTAACGCTCATGAAGTTTGCAGTTTCGAATCTGTGAAATTTTACAGTAACAATATGATGGAAGAAAGTGCTCGATTAACTGAAAAAAAGTCTAATAAGACTAGTTTAGGTACTATTAGGAGATTTCTTAGTTTAccctttttcgtttttcgctgGAATCAATCGAGATTCGGTCGTACCAACAGCCAGAATGATGGACTGTGGTGGATTTATGATTGCGGAGAAGGTTTTAATACCGAACATTCCTAAGTTTGATACAGTAATCGTTCCACCTTGGAATTCGTTAGGCTGTAGCTTCCCATCTCTCGCCTTTGCTGCCAAAGCTTTCACTTCTTTGCTGATTTGTACAATACCCTTTGTGTCAGCTGCGAATACAATCGGAGTGATAAGACCATTGTCTGTACTTACAGCGACGCTTACATCCACATTGTGATACCtgaagaggaggaaaagaaaatgtaatattaatttagTTGAGATGCCTAGGTTAGGAAATTCATTGTTTTGGTATACAATTGGTACGAAACACTACTTATTTCATTCTGCGATCACTCCCgttcaattataaattactTTTCATATCATTATGAGAACTCACTGTCTAATGACATCCCCAAGCCAAGCAGTGTTGCCATCAGGAACTTTTTTCGAAGCCATTGCGATGCCTTTGATGATGATGTCATTTACGCTAAGTTTCACTTGATCTTTTTCTAACATTTTGTTGAATTGTTCCCTCATTTGTAAGGCAGCGTCCATCTTAATGTCAACTGTCAAATAATAGTGTGGAATATTCTGTTTGCTTTCAAGCAATCGTTTTGCTATTACCCCTCGGATATTTGACACTGGAATATCTGTGTATACACCTCCAGCTGCAGGTGCTGAAGTTGGCGCGCCAACAGACGAAGAGGGAGCTGCAGCAGAAGCACCTGCAAGGTCTTTGGAAGTCACTGAAGCGTATAATCCTGAACCCTTAAGACCCTATTTGAGACAGAAAATCCATTACCTTCGAAACTAAAAGTATCCTGAGATTCAGAAGAGCTGTTACTAAACATTTCTTCTTCACTAAtatcctaaaaaaaaaaaattctttgtttcTAAGCAACAAAACTATTACTACAGTTTGataaatctattttttcacctcttcAATTTGTCGATCTCATATCTTGACAAGTCGATCAATAATATTTCACTCACTTGTAAACTGAGCCCCTTTTCACCTGCAAGCCGCCTAGCTAACGGACTTGCAAAGACCCTGTCACCAGACATAGATGTAGGGGTTGCTGTAGCAGCTGGAGCTGGAGTCGGAGTTGGGGCTGGAGCAGCCGCTGCTGGGGCAGTTGAAGCTGGAGCTGCTGGAGCCGGAGGCGAGGCTGATGCTGCTGGAGCAGCTGTTGCTCCATCAGCTTTATAGTTTTTGAAAGCCGCAACGCTCGCCTCATCGGAAACAATGATACAAACAAGTTGGCCAATCGGAACATTTTTAGTACCAGCAGGCACGATTATTTTTGCCAGGTAGCCTTCCTCCGGAGTTTCAAATCCCATTGTGGCTTTGTCAGTTTCAATTTCAGCTAGGAGATCACCTTCGTTCAGCTTGTCAcctatggaaaaaaaattgtcacatGAAAATGATTAAAGATTGGTGTCAGTATAGATTGAATAGGCTTGCGAAATGTTTTCAACTTTACTAATATTATCTTCTTAATAAAGGATTGGATCTGTCGAAATCTGGGCTCTACTCAAGAATGTTGGCAGATGATTGTAAAAGAATTTTCAGTTGAAATTCGAAGTAACTTTTATATATTAGAATACACATGTTGCGAGTTGATATTTATAAGTAATTTTGCAAAGTTCACCTTCTTTCTTATGCCAACTAACTATAGACCCAGTTTCCATGGTAGGTGAGAGAGCGGGTAGCATAACGGACACGTGATCCGGATAATCTGCGTAGAACCTCAACTGCTGTGTCCATGCTGTCACTGCACGAGGGCTGTGACATAACTGAGGCCTGATCAACAATTGTATCATGTAtaagattgtttttttttccaggaTTCGAGTTGGCAAAAAGTAATTCTCAACAGTATCTATCCATCGTATCAAATTTACAGTAAAAACTGGAGGTGTCATATgatatttaattgaaaaaaggtacagagaaaagatgaaaaaaccACACACTTCTCTGTAACTACAAAGATACAAAGTGTGATTGAATTTCGTGAACTCAAGTAATAATCGATGGACACCAGGcttgaaaatattctcaacttgtggattaaaaatttttttttttttcattttatcattgCACACATggtaatgtataataattgtgatCACGATGATGATATGAACCGTTATCAAAGATGACGAAGTTACAAACCTCAGTGATAATaaataagaacaaaaaaatgtgaacAGGAGTAGAAGAGGAGGAAGCGAGAGTTAAATGATTTGAATAGGAAATAGAAACATACGTAACGTGACGTAACCTCAAAATCACGACGATCAATGTTACGTTACGGTGGTGTTACAACAATTTGTAAAAGGTGTGAGAGAATGAAGATTGATTCATGGGATATACGAAGCTGCGTTGAGATACCTTTGCAGATGTTTTCTGTGAATACATTCGACTGCCAAACATCGTACGACATTCGTCCGTACAACATTTCGAAACGTGACGCGCACCAGATCGGATCGGAGGCTCGTTGTGGTGCGTAACATCTCTACGgtgttgataattttcaacagtTCTATTTGTAAAGTTTCACCCGCGGGTATGTAATTCGAATTTGAACCCTAATTCTTCTCAACGGCCAAGGGTATCACTTTTTGGTCAATCGGTCAGTGACGGATCGTAAGATGGCAATGGCAAATTAGAGGTCGTCTGCAAGGTCACGTGGGCACAAGCACAGTTTTCATTGAATATGACGTAACCACATGCCGCAGAATGCGGGGATATGATTGGTTGGCAACAGACTGGTCTTTACTCCTAAAAACTCCACTTTGCCTTACGACGTCAACGGCGCTGATGCTGTCCGCCTGACGTAGCCTGACGTTGCAGGGCGGTAGGGTTTAATTAAACTACCCACAGCAACGAACCGAGGATTAAATACGATAATCATCGATACTGGAACCGCATTGCAGAGTTCGGTTGACGTGGAAATTAACATGTCGAGATTGTCGGTTACGAGACCCTCGAGCGACGCTGATGAAGATCCTAACGTGAAGACGGATCAGGGACGGTTTACTTTTTCAAACGGTGACACCTTCTCCGGTGGATACATGATCGTCAAGGATATTCGATCGATTATGAGACAAGGTTTGAAATTTCTAGCCTTGTATGGTGTTAAATTTATGTCGCGAATACTCGAGGTTTCGTCTTTCTTTTCCTGAGAGATTCAACGTTGGATATAATATAGCTTTTTACCGAAgtaaaaaatcttaaaatcgtatataagtatgtatgtggcttattttgattttactttcatcaCGATCATCTTATTCAGGTAAGAAAacattatacaaaattttccCACTCTCAAAgtctgtaaaaaaatcttaaattttttgacaaaataaCCCGGAAGCATATGATATGTCTGTAATTTTGAAGACGGAGAATACGTGAACGCTTTCAAAAAATCTACAGGTCATGGAACTTACGTAACTGgagatttcaataaatatgaAACTTTCTGGGTAGAAGATCAAATCGTCGGAGAAGTGTACATATCGTAAGgaactgaaaaattgttctacATATCTCGTTGCTGGCGAGCTGAGAGTCTGCAATAATATTGCGTATgataaacataaaaaattgtattaatcCAATTGACCTGCTTGTAACAATGACGGGAGGGCAGTCACAACAACGGAACAGAGTACAAAGGAACACTTTGCGCTTCTGGAAAAATGTTTGGTCGCGGAGACTATACTTTCACTGACAATTCTGTGCTTGGAGCGGTTTGGGATAATAATGTGCCTGTAGCTGATATAACATTGAGAGAACCTGCAGGTTATACTTGGAAAGGTGTTTCTGATGGAAAAGTTAGTTGAAATTCCATTCTTACCAATTACACCGGCAGCTAAGAGAGAATGAACTCTTTAGTACCATTTCATGTACAGGAAGTAGTATTCACAGCTGGTAATCATTTTTGGGATGAGATTAATCCTCCAATCGACCTGGTAGAggacgaagaggaggaaggTGAAGAGCATTTTGACGTTGCAATTGGTTCCAAGGGCGCTGAATTTTAATACGATCAATTCTTCAGACATGAGTGTTGAAACTCGATGGAAGGACAAGTTTCTTTATTCGAAATCTTGATCAGTTATTGGAAGACAGCAAAGCAACATGTTCGtgaattgtataatatacatccGTACCAATAATAATCATCGTCATTTGGTACTTTATACAAAATGTTTATTGTTGTTAAATCGAGCGTATGTAAAATTCAATCTGTAACCAGTTTACGATCCGTATTCACAAATTGACATCGCATCACAAGTGAATTAACTTTTCGATCGtctataaaaaatcgtaaaaccTACGATGCTAATTGCTGCTTATATTTGACGCTGTATATTTATAGTATAGAGTAATAATACGTATCAAACtacgaataataatacacaCTCACGCATTTTCTGCGTTGAGTTTTCGCGCGTGTAAAATCACTTACAGTTTACGACTAGAATGTTTGCAAGTACATTCACGAATTCGAATCAAGCAAACTCTTTCTTCTGTAACTATTGTGCCGTTTCTATTACCCGTGTGTGCAATCGGCGCTATGTTTAGTCTTCTTTGATCATCGATGGTACCCGAAAGCGTGTTGTCGCAGGACGAAATAGTGGATTTTCTTCAAGAGCGTAGACCGTGTGTTTTTGTTCCTCTTCGAATCTCGCGTACTCCCTCTTATCCTTCAACGCCGTGCAGcatctgaaattttgtttcaaatccaTGCTCATCGCTTTGACTATATCGAGTtgcgtataacgtataatatcAGAAACTTTGCATTTCTCCACAAGAGATTTCCTACTTACTTCCAAATCAGGAGGGCAATAATGCCCAGCAATACCACTAAGAAAAAGGCCACTCCCGGTACAACCGCAGCCGGTAGTGGAGTTCTGCAAATCTGGGTGGGGGAAATCGATGTAATATTTACGATCAAACTTCAAATCGTTCACCGAACATAAAACCTATTACCGAGTTCTAGTACCTTTTCCCCAATGCTTAAAGTAACGGTGTTGTCCTTGTTGAATTCGTAAACATAGGGAATCGTGCACACCGATGAGTCTGAGGTATAAGTTCTCACGAAGCAGTAGTGGTCACTAGCTGAATAGAAGTATtggaataattaaattctattatattaaataattattaaatattatatattaaattCGCAAAGATTTTGTCCAAATTCCTGATTTCTTTGACGAGGTCTCTTTCGTCGCACGATGCAAACCAACTGCACTATCACAGTAAATTGCTGATCATGCTGCGATCTACTTAAAAATGATCCAACGTACCGTTAAAAACTTACCAATATCTACTTTTGAAACCTGTTCGGTCTTGTAAACAGTAACGTTGGTACGGCAAAGATTAACAGCATCGCTCGGTGCTTCGACTGTAGCATTTACGCAAGGTTCGTAAAGGTCGCAGAGTCCGCTGCCTCCAGCTCCTGCCGAGGACTCGCAGAATGTGCCTCGGTAGAAAAACCCGTCCGGGGCAGTTCCGTTGCATCTTAAAATTTTCTTGGCTATCATATCGGGTCAGCCGACTTTGTTGACAACATTGACACAACATCGCGCATGTACTACGACAGCTGTACAAGATATACCTACCGGCATTGGCCGCAATCGCAGTATCCATGACTCCCACACACTTCTTTGCTTCCCGGAGCAATGCACAGCGCGTCTCCCACGGGACATTGGCATGTGTCGCCTGTCCAGCCAGGCCTGCAGACGCAGCTTCCGCAGTCACATGTGCCCATTTCGCCGCACTCGGTACCGTTCACCTGTTAAGTCATTTTGGAGCAATTGATTCTGGTTATGGGAATGCCGCACTTTTAAGGTTCCTCGATTCTCGAAAGGAGGACACGGTCAGTGTCATGGTTGTCGATCTACCGACACGTCGACAAGCGGACCCGTATGCGAAAGTTGAGGGTCATGGCTTCCTCCATCACTGACCCGTGCAGGATTTCACAACTCAGATATGAGATATAATATATGGTTCGTTACTTAtattctcgtttctttttgcGGCAAGTCAGTACGGCTGCAGCACAATAATTGCATACGTTTTTATCTTCTAC
The Neodiprion fabricii isolate iyNeoFabr1 chromosome 1, iyNeoFabr1.1, whole genome shotgun sequence DNA segment above includes these coding regions:
- the LOC124183175 gene encoding nucleoporin NSP1-like isoform X1 — its product is MTTCKYFLQGNCRFGQYCRFAHTANTNYGDNSALANKPSYTGVKTLAFAVAEEVLFVERGGQWPLSCFGPFKERPCIPGMEDFSPDEFHWEIYQAQKNGTVEQTKLQFQQLCQDMKAKRDLLKNPTQEIAAMLEYLQKSGQDNTFNTNNSLTKHSNFSFATPQLAIPSTGTPASNLFTSKPFNAINTSNPFGGATSTFGATGPTIFAFSSPTNNSTFGAKPNFGANPVFGGTGNPVSSFGTAVNNPSSVFAGGNQNASSFGNTAAQNPPAFNAQPVFGQSSAFGTSNSENTPFGRLQSTQSNTIFGGTTTLTNSVFGGTAPTAATTSIFASTQPATTSLFGGVSQQTASSIFGGSSMTGNSSLGSAQTSLFGQPKTGTIFGGGPVFGGAPTFGAQSTPGIFGGQSTFGSVPTTSSNVFGGTTAATPTFGSIGHTAPTSFSSVVKSQTANFSNNQNPPPFGSPVSTSSASPFNSIVSTGSTPFVKSPGPFTTATVALTPFSGANRFGSVGQTIDSTVGFGATPTQSETPFGTTHAVDISPFSQGSSFGGVPNSSPFSTTNTIVSTAASPFANQSQLTSNSPFVGSNLTSQGSVLTSSQTTLFANSPFASVQREIESIDESSYTIEGQLTDDEKAVYLAKQFTLGRIPLKPPTKELR
- the LOC124183188 gene encoding serine/threonine-protein kinase RIO3-like isoform X1, producing MSSPWGKIQPPATAVSLTEIMSEEVAKDLQKKEIRKHADLVMPEPTPEECGLLELDDTDSDAVIAQTLQAQFNREYDSMLKRTEDKFNGFSKVNVSYSNYRTCPSVEPDERKPEVDEENRDWDRFVSVEKEYASIPRCGYKRVGEGSEIITKHDMLMSSRINACRVLAFPPGIKTGDAGSFDMKLNNKVFNSLRAHSHAHCAREKAKARPNPKQIVDKIPLPVSQD
- the LOC124179581 gene encoding dihydrolipoyllysine-residue acetyltransferase component of pyruvate dehydrogenase complex, mitochondrial produces the protein MLRTTTSLRSDLVRVTFRNVVRTNVVRCLAVECIHRKHLQRPQLCHSPRAVTAWTQQLRFYADYPDHVSVMLPALSPTMETGSIVSWHKKEGDKLNEGDLLAEIETDKATMGFETPEEGYLAKIIVPAGTKNVPIGQLVCIIVSDEASVAAFKNYKADGATAAPAASASPPAPAAPASTAPAAAAPAPTPTPAPAATATPTSMSGDRVFASPLARRLAGEKGLSLQGLKGSGLYASVTSKDLAGASAAAPSSSVGAPTSAPAAGGVYTDIPVSNIRGVIAKRLLESKQNIPHYYLTVDIKMDAALQMREQFNKMLEKDQVKLSVNDIIIKGIAMASKKVPDGNTAWLGDVIRQYHNVDVSVAVSTDNGLITPIVFAADTKGIVQISKEVKALAAKARDGKLQPNEFQGGTITVSNLGMFGIKTFSAIINPPQSIILAVGTTESRLIPAKNEKGFETANFMSVTASCDHRTVDGAVGAQWLTAFKSFMENPTTMLL
- the LOC124182658 gene encoding U5 small nuclear ribonucleoprotein 40 kDa protein codes for the protein MHSSAARWFVVCEKTFYSFTITMPILDKRKGDEILALVPASKRTKNEVVFSSREKAVIQSGPPRTSSLMAPIMLLEGHQGDIFSVEFHPEGQYLASTGFDRQIFIWNVYGECENIAVMSGHSGAVMEMHFSPDGSNLYTASTDMTLGLWDLGSGYRIKKLKGHTSFVNSISGARRGPTQLCSGSDDSTIRVWDPRKRGQCQTLNNTYQVTAVTFNDTAEQVISGGIDNDIKVWDLRKNAVLYRLKGHTDTVTGLSLSPDGSYILSNSMDNTLKIWDVRPFGPYERCVKILSGHQHNFEKNLLRCAWSPDGSKVSSGSSDRFHYIWDTTSRRILYKLPGHNGSINDVDFHPKEPIVVSGSSDKQIYLGEIEG
- the LOC124183175 gene encoding nucleoporin NSP1-like isoform X2, translated to MKAKRDLLKNPTQEIAAMLEYLQKSGQDNTFNTNNSLTKHSNFSFATPQLAIPSTGTPASNLFTSKPFNAINTSNPFGGATSTFGATGPTIFAFSSPTNNSTFGAKPNFGANPVFGGTGNPVSSFGTAVNNPSSVFAGGNQNASSFGNTAAQNPPAFNAQPVFGQSSAFGTSNSENTPFGRLQSTQSNTIFGGTTTLTNSVFGGTAPTAATTSIFASTQPATTSLFGGVSQQTASSIFGGSSMTGNSSLGSAQTSLFGQPKTGTIFGGGPVFGGAPTFGAQSTPGIFGGQSTFGSVPTTSSNVFGGTTAATPTFGSIGHTAPTSFSSVVKSQTANFSNNQNPPPFGSPVSTSSASPFNSIVSTGSTPFVKSPGPFTTATVALTPFSGANRFGSVGQTIDSTVGFGATPTQSETPFGTTHAVDISPFSQGSSFGGVPNSSPFSTTNTIVSTAASPFANQSQLTSNSPFVGSNLTSQGSVLTSSQTTLFANSPFASVQREIESIDESSYTIEGQLTDDEKAVYLAKQFTLGRIPLKPPTKELR
- the LOC124183188 gene encoding serine/threonine-protein kinase RIO3-like isoform X2 — its product is MPEPTPEECGLLELDDTDSDAVIAQTLQAQFNREYDSMLKRTEDKFNGFSKVNVSYSNYRTCPSVEPDERKPEVDEENRDWDRFVSVEKEYASIPRCGYKRVGEGSEIITKHDMLMSSRINACRVLAFPPGIKTGDAGSFDMKLNNKVFNSLRAHSHAHCAREKAKARPNPKQIVDKIPLPVSQD